One genomic window of Medicago truncatula cultivar Jemalong A17 chromosome 1, MtrunA17r5.0-ANR, whole genome shotgun sequence includes the following:
- the LOC120580139 gene encoding probable pre-mRNA-splicing factor ATP-dependent RNA helicase DEAH5, protein MPHIATALMGSDIPQDGLKKLEYLSLVSKVCTELESHTGTRDKVLAEFITDLGHSSNSVEEFDAKLKENGAEMPDYFVRTLLTIIHAILPPKPKKQRENLKENANSNTKFKALAISDDRGRAEKLREEIEIEAREKQKPPMEDDDGYRDRDRRDRHRDRYDRRGNDRDRDRRERDDKRGSDRDRGDRRDRDDTRGNARDRDRYEKDDKRRDDRDRDRYERDDKRGNDRDRDRDWYERRRRDEYEEDEGGREENGGDEKGRGGRDTRRGGGSGEPELY, encoded by the coding sequence ATGCCGCACATTGCCACCGCTCTGATGGGTTCCGATATTCCACAAGATGGATTGAAGAAACTGGAGTATCTTTCACTCGTATCCAAAGTATGCACCGAGTTAGAATCTCACACCGGCACCCGCGACAAAGTTCTCGCCGAATTCATCACCGATTTAGGTCACTCTTCCAACTCCGTCGAAGAATTCGACGCTAAATTGAAAGAAAACGGTGCTGAAATGCCCGATTATTTTGTCAGAACGCTTCTCACTATAATTCATGCGATTCTTCCTCCAAAACCTAAGAAGCAGAGAGAAAATCTGAAAGAGAATGCCAATTCGAACACGAAGTTTAAGGCTTTGGCGATTTCAGATGATAGGGGTCGTGCTGAGAAGCTGAGAGAAGAGATTGAAATTGAAGCTAGAGAGAAACAGAAGCCACCAATGGAAGATGATGATGGTTATAGAGATAGGGATAGAAGAGATAGACATAGAGATAGATATGATAGAAGGGGGAatgatagagatagagataggcGTGAAAGAGATGATAAAAGGGGGAGTGATAGAGATCGTGGTGATAGGCGCGATAGAGATGATACAAGAGGCAATgctagagatagagatagataTGAAAAAGATGATAAAAGAAGAGATGATAGAGATAGGGATCGATATGAAAGAGATGATAAAAGGGGGAATGATAGAGATAGGGATAGGGATTGGTATGAGAGACGAAGGAGAGATGAGTATGAGGAGGACGAAGGTGGGAGGGAGGAGAATGGTGGTGATGAGAAAGGGAGGGGAGGAAGAGATACGAGGCGTGGTGGTGGTTCTGGTGAGCCGGAGTTGTATTAG